The following proteins are co-located in the Silene latifolia isolate original U9 population chromosome 1, ASM4854445v1, whole genome shotgun sequence genome:
- the LOC141593142 gene encoding uncharacterized protein LOC141593142, producing MTVNNNPETPSSSSSSSSSSSNNYTGLLLTKTQTIHSFLTSSHTTDSKFPENFRESALSLSSQDSIPYQSLRAIWTSSDAATRPSLSLLLQGSSFIFNSPKPREKSEELKARLKKLEELAERKAYAELVKDITPRKPVNEPFSSYKDQLGFGLHVIVAMFTGYLFGFLAFRALFSKNPVMSACGGILGLVLAMLVETLLFIIRTTDYEDRTRTSQPASNLRIKKNL from the exons ATGACAGTCAACAATAACCCAGAAACtccttcatcttcatcttcatcttcatcatcatcatctaacAATTACACAGGTTTACTTCTAACAAAAACCCAAACAATCCACTCTTTCCTCACATCATCACACACCACAGATTCCAAATTCCCAGAGAATTTCAGGGAATCTGCACTTTCTCTTTCTTCCCAAGATTCCATCCCATACCAATCACTACGTGCCATCTGGACATCATCTGATGCTGCCACGCGTCCCTCACTCTCTCTCCTTCTTCAAGGCTCTTCCTTTATCTTCAACAGTCCTAAACCACGCGAAAAG AGTGAAGAATTGAAAGCGAGATTGAAGAAGCTAGAGGAATTAGCGGAGAGGAAAGCTTATGCGGAGTTAGTGAAAGACATTACTCCAAGGAAACCAGTAAACGAGCCTTTCTCGTCTTACAAGGACCAGCTTGGATTTG GTTTACATGTCATTGTCGCTATGTTTACTGGTTACCTGTTCGGATTCTTGGCTTTCAGGGCTTTGTTTAGCAAGAACCCTGTCATG AGTGCTTGCGGAGGAATCCTCGGTTTAGTATTGGCCATGCTTGTAGAAACACTCCTGTTTATCATTAGAACTACGGATTACGAAGACAGAACAAGGACTTCTCAGCCTGCTTCTAACTTGAGGATCAAGAAGAACCTGTAG
- the LOC141644360 gene encoding uncharacterized protein LOC141644360 yields the protein MKTGLLRTGSIPVQHLTRSDSGSFNQTRSIPSSPCISFRSRINNNNGFGGIRRSISDTNMVMSEYSLSKVIRVRSVSFADMSVIVEDELKEENGIGLGNGSGKGNHNLGGGGNYNYNYNNNNNEKSKLKEYYLKLLKHNPCDSLILRNYAKYLHEVENNTEKAEEYYGRAILASPGDGELLSLYGNLIWETQRDQHRARSYFDQALHSSPHDSTVLGSYAHFLWETEDEDDEEEEMKQENVVSPTMVGAY from the exons ATGAAAACCGGATTACTAAGAACCGGGTCAATTCCGGTCCAACACTTAACCCGGTCGGACTCTGGTTCATTTAATCAAACTAGGTCCATCCCATCTTCACCATGCATATCATTCCGGTCTCGGATTAATAATAACAATGGGTTTGGTGGGATTAGACGGTCTATTTCGGACACCAATATGGTCATGTCCGAGTATAGTCTGTCTAAGGTTATTCGAGTTCGGTCAGTTTCTTTCGCCGATATGAGTGTGATTGTTGAAGACGAATTGAAAGAGGAGAATGGTATTGGTTTAGGAAATGGGAGTGGGAAAGGGAATCATAATTTGGGTGGTGGAgggaattataattataattataataacaataacaatgagaAGAGCAAGTTAAAGGAGTATTACTTAAAATTATTGAAACATAATCCTTGTGATTCCTTGATTTTGAGAAACTATGCTAAATACTTGCATGAG GTGGAGAATAATACAGAGAAAGCAGAGGAATATTATGGGAGAGCAATATTAGCAAGTCCAGGAGATGGAGAGTTACTTTCTTTATATGGAAACTTAATTTGGGAAACTCAAAGAGATCAACATCGTGCTCGTTCTTACTTTGATCAAGCTCTTCATTCCTCCCCTCATGATAG CACGGTTTTGGGATCATATGCGCATTTTTTATGGGAAACcgaagatgaagatgatgaagaagaagaaatgaaacaAGAGAATGTTGTCAGTCCTACCATGGTTGGAGCATACTAG
- the LOC141593147 gene encoding uncharacterized protein LOC141593147, translated as MVKKSKESSKKPEENPNIFNKLFGEIPEKQSESSPISSLFSSENPFRRIHEQSPQIPPNPNPKKTINEQKSSEKSNKLKNPNRGNENIVQLDEKLKNPNLGNANVTQLDEKLKNPNLGNANVVQLDEKSKKKKRKRDDLEKQYEAKKYGVVVDDDDGKKVEKEKVKVGKKRKTCDDSSELMVVSKEDGDEEEGYDDEGKLLRTVFVGNLPLKVKKKILIKEFSQFGEIVSVRIRSVPTLDSKKPKKAMIFNGKLNEAADSVHAYIVFKTEQDAEASLAHNMSVVGGNHIRVDRACPPRKKLKGETASTPLYSSKRTVFLGNLPFDVKDEELYQLFSGIKELESSIEAVRVIRDRHTSLGKGIAYVLFKTREAANIVCKKRKLKIRDRELRISHAKSETQSTPSKSKDSTESTPSKRKGDFAADTENTPAKKFSSGGKSRSGRYKLNTNGDTSYQGFRASKSNDKNRTPNRSATLVPFKAGIKKGEKVKQRSEKRPSVAARKAKTFATDIKGGSGYKQAGNKRKMDARTPPSRGSNQNKKFKKSK; from the exons ATGGTGAAGAAATCAAAAGAATCCTCTAAAAAACCTGAAGAAAATCCCAATATTTTCAACAAATTATTCGGCGAAATCCCAGAAAAACAATCTGAATCATCCCCAATTAGTTCCTTATTCTCCTCCGAAAACCCCTTTCGCCGAATCCATGAACAATCTCCCCAAATCCCaccaaaccctaaccctaaaaaaACAATCAATGAACAAAAATCATCAGAAAAGAGCAATAAATTGAAGAACCCTAATCGGGGAAATGAAAATATTGTCCAATTAGATGAGAAATTGAAGAACCCTAATCTGGGAAATGCAAATGTTACTCAATTGGATGAGAAATTGAAGAACCCTAATCTGGGTAATGCAAATGTTGTTCAATTAGATGAGAAatcgaagaaaaagaagagaaagaggGATGATTTAGAGAAACAATACGAGGCGAAGAAGTATGgagttgttgttgatgatgatgatggtaaaAAGGTTGAAAAGGAGAAGGTAAAAGTTGGTAAAAAGAGGAAAacttgtgatgattcaagtgaatTAATGGTGGTTTCTAAAGAAGATGGTGATGAAGAAGAAGGATATGATGATGAGGGTAAACTTTTGAGGACTGTGTTTGTAGGGAATTTACCATTGAAGGTTAAAAAGAAGATTTTGATTAAGGAGTTTAGTCAGTTTGGGGAGATTGTTTCGGTTCGAATTCGGTCTGTGCCTACATTGGAT AGTAAGAAGCCGAAGAAAGCTATGATCTTTAATGGGAAGCTCAATGAGGCAGCTGACAG TGTCCATGCTTACATCGTTTTCAAGACAGAGCAAGATGCTGAAGCCTCCTTGGCACATAATATGTCTGTG GTTGGGGGAAACCATATAAGGGTTGACAGAGCTTGCCCGCCTCGGAAGAAACTAAAAGGAGAGACTGCCTCCACTCCTCTTTACAGTAGCAAGAGAACAGTCTTTTTGGGCAATCTTCCTTTTGATGTTAAG GATGAAGAACTTTATCAGCTGTTTTCCGGTATCAAGGAGCTGGAATCTAGCATTGAAGCTGTTAGAGTCATCAGAGATCGCCACACAAGTCTTGGAAAGGGGATTGCTTATGTGTTGTTTAAAACAAGG GAAGCTGCAAACATAGTCTGCAAAAAGCGAAAGCTTAAGATCCGAGACCGTGAATTGAGGATAAGTCATGCCAAATCAGAAACCCAATCCACACCCTCCAAGAGCAAAGACTCCACAGAGTCGACACCATCCAAGAGAAAAGGCGATTTCGCAGCTGACACCGAAAACACTCCTGCAAAGAAGTTCTCGTCCGGTGGAAAGTCCCGATCAGGCCGTTACAAGTTAAATACTAATGGTGATACCTCCTATCAAGGTTTTCGAGCAAGTAAATCAAATGACAAAAACAGAACACCGAATAGAAGCGCTACACTGGTACCTTTCAAAGCCGGGATTAAAAAGGGAGAGAAAGTTAAACAGAGATCGGAGAAGAGACCATCAGTGGCCGCTCGAAAGGCGAAGACTTTTGCAACGGATATAAAGGGCGGCAGTGGTTACAAACAAGCCGGGAATAAAAGAAAGATGGACGCTAGAACTCCGCCTAGTCGTGGCTCTAATCAGAATAAAAAGTTTAAGAAATCTAAGTGA